Proteins from a single region of Carassius carassius chromosome 25, fCarCar2.1, whole genome shotgun sequence:
- the si:rp71-15k1.1 gene encoding uncharacterized protein si:rp71-15k1.1, producing MNKILAILSLTAFLCCWGVQSAELSYDKKILNSGTVVFLDFLEKVRNTTEKFVRDDQFRKARISVLEYMKKLREIAKSLKNVEKRESRDDSSLIPTVFLVSTGGTFLVTFKDVFDRFFVPYRKMYREAVKNETIPDIWKEVESYYLPGAPPVYRKPMQFFSHLLAKAMVKSQLVNMLEAGVYTVVEIGKIDFNQLHEEVQMVMDQIRKKASEISVLERQKEKNDFLVSLRTASGLIVFYWDKVLEHTESPSFHAKYMDSMKQWTELTEWRNTSENYHVLLAPDTRRGCLNWAEHYFGKFFEAAAQEYYNRGNAALGLDRFNQFNWAVVKSAVVYSLPVYEKLSDVGFEITEINRFLHRVNDITLILEGNDISYNRQTFLEASIRFIFYIFGSLIEYEKSKSENNQLLLPLRIIRTLFLEFWSAFLSLEKHGYFDETAYQQTQSKWNHTIINELLKSKAFTRKQLEEVPKNLVQGIHRILDKLKQYTDLVDGFDEKIDPTVLFSMKLMYQTKVTFNEALDFLLE from the exons ATGAATAAGATTTTGGCCATCTTAAGTTTAACTGCATTTCTCTGCTGCTGGG GTGTGCAGAGTGCTGAACTATCATATGATAAAAAAATCCTCAACTCTGGGACTGTAGTCTTTTTAGACTTCCTGGAGAAAGTTAGAAACACGACAGAGAAATTTGTGAGAGATGATCAGTTCAGAAAAGCAAG GATCAGTGTTCTAGAATacatgaaaaaattaagagagATTGCAAAATCACTGAAAAATGTTGAGAAAAGGGAGAGCCGGGATGATTCATCTCTAATACCAAC CGTTTTTTTGGTATCTACTGGTGGTACATTTCTGGTAACATTTAAGGATGTCTTTGACAGGTTTTTCGTACC TTATAGGAAGATGTACCGTGAGGCCGTAAAGAATGAGACAATTCCAGACATCTGGAA AGAAGTGGAGTCGTACTATCTTCCAGGAGCTCCTCCAGTCTACCGTAAACCCATGCAGTTCTTCAGTCACCTTCTGGCTAAGGC AATGGTGAAGTCCCAGCTGGTGAACATGCTTGAAGCTGGGGTGTATACTGTTGTGGAGATTGGAAAAATTGACTTTAACCAACTTCATGAGGA GGTGCAGATGGTTATGGATCAGATTAGAAAGAAAGCCTCTGAGATTTCAGTTTTGGAAAGACAAAAAGAGAAGAATGATTTCCTTGTATCATTAAG AACTGCATCTGGACTGATTGTTTTTTACTGGGATAAAGTTTTGGAACACACTGAAAGCCCATCGTTCCATGCAAAGTACATGGATTCTATGAA gCAATGGACAGAGTTAACAGAGTGGAGAAACACAAGTGAAAATTATCATGTGCTTTTAGCCCCAGATACAAGACGTGGATGTTTGAA CTGGGCTGAACATTATTTTGGTAAATTCTTTGAGGCCGCGGCTCAGGAATATTATAATCGTGGAAATGCAGCTCTGGGTTTGGACAGATTCAATCAGTTCAACtg GGCTGTTGTCAAGAGCGCTGTTGTTTACTCTCTTCCTGTTTATGAAAAACTGTCTGACGTCGGCTTTGAGATCACTGAGATCAACAGGTTTCTTCACAGAGTTAATGACATAACTCTTATTCTAGAAGGGAATGATATTTCCTATaacag ACAAACATTCTTGGAAGCCTCCATtcgtttcattttttatatatttggttCATTAATTGAATACGAGAAATCAAAGAGCGAAAATAACCAACTATTACTGCCTTTGCG AATAATTAGGACACTGTTCCTAGAGTTTTGGAGTGCTTTTCTTAGTTTAGAAAAACATGGATATTTTGATGAGACTGCATACCAGCAAACGCAGAG CAAATGGAATCATACCATTATTAATGAGTTATTGAAAAGTAAGGCTTTTACTCGAAAGCAGCTCGAAGAAGTACCAAA AAACCTTGTTCAAGGCATTCACCGGATCCTGGACAAACTGAAGCAGTATACTGATCTCGTTGACGGCTTTGATGAAAAGATCGATCCAACTGTTTT ATTCTCCATGAAGCTGATGTATCAAACAAAGGTCACATTTAATGAGGCCTTGGACTTCCTGTTGGAGTAA
- the si:ch211-288g17.4 gene encoding uncharacterized protein si:ch211-288g17.4, with the protein MNKSLAVLILAVLLFKGMDNVSLTDEDYEMTDRLFTLGAEAFLKCLDNLKGAAEEVVEKNKINKTGTDLQDLWISVKEMIKKISAEEEAKGHDRFIVALKIFRKLGTLYHDGMSELLRTFPSNRWAEREFGMFKGIFKKEKVVDLWKYVESHYLPGAPPIYSDPLGLLVYLLSKLGAQPQVAKILKVAMEVGETDINQLFEEVEMAVQLVREKALEISTLERQTEKDEFLITLRTASGVLAFYWDKLLEYTESQPFHNKYLAAVRRWKELSVLKDTEKYHVIYSPETGLKAWTWADERFSDLFDNAALEYDRWGNGIFGDERFNQSSWAIMKMVTVYPLPIYERLSENGLGMSEVNDFFIDTENTLTELLGQDILFNLKAVIYEIWNIISNEIFQVSINKKNQITSNVEYEDPLRHLRKIKATCFAIWDRVLSEMNQQIKNVGHKELASRWDEVKRIFIKELTDSGEITQEKLDEAQKTFNSVTQMFFDKYVKMIDGLEERISASTEILGKVMLMAIYTTDSVLVNLASLLSN; encoded by the exons ATGAATAAGTCACTAGCTGTCTTGATCTTAGCTGTCCTGCTCTTTAAAG gtaTGGACAACGTCAGCCTAACCGATGAGGACTATGAAATGACAGACAGACTCTTCACGCTGGGAGCTGAAGCGTTTTTGAAATGCTTGGACAATTTAAAAGGGGCAGCAGAAGaggttgtggaaaaaaataaGATCAATAAAACAGG TACTGATTTGCAAGACTTGTGGATTTCTGTGAAGGAGATGATCAAGAAGATCAGTGCTGAGGAAGAAGCTAAAGGACATGATCGTTTCATTGTAGCACTGAA GATTTTTCGCAAACTGGGTACACTTTACCATGATGGTATGTCTGAGCTCTTAAGGACATTCCCCAGCAACAGATGGGCTGAACG AGAATTTGGCATGTTCAAAGGGATCTTCAAAAAGGAGAAAGTGGTGGACCTCTGGAA ATATGTGGAATCACACTACCTTCCAGGAGCTCCACCAATCTACAGCGATCCCTTGGGGCTCCTCGTTTACCTTCTGTCTAAGTT GGGGGCACAGCCTCAAGTGGCTAAGATCCTAAAAGTTGCTATGGAAGTTGGGGAGACAGACATCAATCAACTTTTTGAAGA AGTGGAAATGGCTGTGCAACTTGTCAGAGAGAAGGCCTTAGAAATTTCTACCTTAGAAAGGCAGACTGAGAAGGATGAGTTTCTAATAACATTGAG AACTGCATCTGGAGTTCTTGCATTTTACTGGGATAAACTATTGGAATACACTGAGAGCCAGCCATTCCATAACAAGTATTTAGCTGCTGTAAG GAGGTGGAAGGAGCTGAGTGTGTTGAAAGATACTGAAAAATATCATGTGATTTATAGCCCAGAAACGGGACTTAAAGCCTGGAC TTGGGCAGATGAGCGTTTTAGTGATCTTTTTGACAATGCTGCCCTAGAATATGATCGATGGGGTAATGGGATTTTTGGAGATGAGAGATTCAATCAATCCAGCTG GGCCATTATGAAGATGGTGACAGTATACCCTCTTCCAATTTATGAAAGATTGTCTGAAAATGGCCTTGGGATGTCTGaagttaatgatttttttattgacaCTGAAAACACTCTCACTGAATTGTTAGGTCAAGACATCTTGTTCAATTTGAA GGCTGTGATTTATGAAATATGGAATATTATTAGTAATGAAATTTTTCAGGTTTCCATAAACAAGAAAAACCAAATTACATCAAATGTGGAATATGAGGACCCACTGCGACATTTACG CAAAATTAAAGCGACATGCTTTGCCATCTGGGACAGAGTTCTCTCTGAGATGAACcaacaaattaaaaatgttggacacAAAGAATTAGCAAG CCGCTGGGATGAAGTGAAGAGAATTTTCATTAAAGAGTTAACTGACAGTGGAGAAATAACTCAAGAGAAGCTTGATGAAGCACAAAA aacctttaatagTGTCACACAAATGTTCTTCgacaaatatgtaaaaatgatCGATGGTCTGGAGGAAAGGATCAGTGCTTCCACTGA AATTCTTGGCAAAGTGATGCTGATGGCTATTTATACCACAGATTCGGTCCTGGTTAATCTGGCCTCTCTGCTGTCGAATTAA